In the Perca flavescens isolate YP-PL-M2 chromosome 20, PFLA_1.0, whole genome shotgun sequence genome, one interval contains:
- the LOC114547385 gene encoding uncharacterized protein LOC114547385, producing MLLISFTGLSPEQRDLLVHSYILPILWRRAALRAKEGEVPIFIPSEECHPTGVLLADKRFVKARKRSQAAVRSGAARGHRPVPILEELSWLSNFVKHRPTETNVETCSPAIKASQMCGPASLTLCGPSEMEACATDSTELMRSSSPCQSTPPPLAIPVSHIAHAVPTAVASASSLSVYPKKEEETDGTRRLCGGSTSGIAQGAQEEDVD from the exons atgcttctaatatccttcactggtctcagtccagagcaacgggatctgttggtccattcttatatactgccTATTCTATGGCGCCGTGCCGCGCTACGCGCTAAAGAGGGAGAGGTGCCAATTTTCATCCCTTCTGAAGAGTGTCATCCAACAGGAGTTTTACTGGCGGATAAACGATTTGTAAAGGCAAGAAAGAGGTCGCAAGCAGCGGTAAGAAGTGGTGCTGCAAGAGGACACAGACCTGTACCAATCCTGGAGGAACTTTCATGGTTGAGCAATTTTGTGAAACACAGGCCGACAGAAACAAATGTTGAG ACATGCAGCCCAGCGATCAAGGCTTCACAGATGTGTGGCCCAGCATCTCTAACACTTTGTGGTCCATCAGAGATGGAAGCCTGCGCCACAGATTCCACCGAATTGATGAGGTCCTCCTCACCGTGCCAGTCGACCCCACCACCCCTCGCTATCCCAGTTTCCCACATCGCCCATGCTGTTCCGACAGCGGTGGCATCCGcatcatctctctctgtgtaccCCAAGAAGGAGGAAGAGACGGATGGCACACGACGACTCTGTGGTGGCAGCACATCTGGCATAGCTCAAGGAGCACAGGAAGAAGATGTGGACTGA